In Tubulanus polymorphus chromosome 2, tnTubPoly1.2, whole genome shotgun sequence, a single window of DNA contains:
- the LOC141899518 gene encoding flavin-containing monooxygenase 5-like, with product MMQNKRIAIIGAGCSGLTAIKCCLDEGLEPVCFEMDDDIGGLWNYTDDTRPGQGSVYHSCIINTSKEMMAFSDFPVPSHFPPFMPHKYVLKYFRLYAKNFNLLQHIKFSCCVESVRPAADFAETGRWEVFTRPAGFTDSNETSEIFDGVMICTGHHVYPHIPNLPGLNKFKGEVIHTHDYKRPESYSDKKVLIIGIGNSAVDVAVDLSRVCSKVYLSTRRGAWIVNRMGPWGIPADALANSRFMFSLPQNWLQWMVEKLANYRFDHETYGVKPSHRALEAHPTINDELPQRIMTGGVQVRTNVRTFTGDGVEFDDGTFKKIDAVVLATGYNYQFKFVDESILKINRNDTSLFKYTFVPDLQHPTLAVIGLVQAIGAVMPIAEMQCRWYTRVVKGIVQLPSRDDMNYDILKKKEAMKNQYVSCQRHTLQTFWISFMDQLASEVGVKPNLKSMFFEDPFLTLRCFFGPCVPAQYRLNGPGKWPGAKKTIQSAFINMSSATRTRSTTGLSGSSGLAKRYVIIILGIMLFLLCALKLNSI from the exons ATGATGCAGAACAAACGAATAGCGATAATTGGAGCTGGGTGCAGTGGTTTAACTGCCATCAAATGTTGCCTCGACGAAGGTTTGGAACCAGTTTGTTTTGAAATGGACGATGATATCGGAGGATTGTGGAATTACACGGACGATACTAGACCAGGTCAAGGGAGTGTTTATCATTCGTGTATCATCAACACGAGCAAAGAAATGATGGCTTTCAGTGATTTTCCGGTTCCGTCACATTTCCCACCATTTATGCCACACAAATACgttctgaaatattttcgattATACGCCAAGAATTTTAATTTACTGCAACATATCAAATTTTCATGTTGCGTCGAAAGCGTTAGACCAGCAGCCGATTTCGCGGAAACTGGCCGTTGGGAGGTTTTTACGCGACCAGCTGGATTTACTGACAGCAACGAAACTTCAGAAATATTTGACGGTGTGATGATTTGTACAGGACATCACGTATATCCACACATTCCGAATCTCCCGGGCCTGAATAAATTTAAAGGAGAGGTGATTCATACACACGATTACAAACGTCCCGAATCGTACAGTGATAAGAAGGTGCTGATAATCG GAATTGGCAATTCGGCGGTAGATGTGGCTGTTGATTTGAGCAGAGTTTGCTCTAAG GTTTATCTATCAACTCGCCGTGGCGCATGGATCGTAAACCGAATGGGCCCATGGGGCATTCCTGCAGATGCGTTGGCAAATAGCAGATTCATGTTTTCGTTGCCTCAAAATTGGTTGCAATGGATGGTAGAAAAATTAGCAAACTACCGTTTCGATCACGAAACGTACGGTGTTAAACCGTCTCacag AGCTTTAGAAGCGCACCCAACAATAAACGACGAACTACCACAGCGGATAATGACCGGAGGGGTACAGGTAAGAACGAACGTTAGAACTTTTACCGGAGATGGTGTTGAATTCGACGATGGCACATTCAAGAAAATAGACGCAGTAGTCTTGGCAACCGGATACAATTACCAGTTCAAGTTTGTCGACgaatcaattttgaaaataaaccgcAACGATACATCACTGTTTAAATACACATTCGTGCCGGATTTGCAACACCCGACGCTTGCGGTAATAGGTTTAGTTCAAGCGATCGGAGCCGTAATGCCAATTGCCGAAATGCAGTGTCGTTGGTATACACGAGTTGTCAAAG GCATTGTTCAGCTGCCTTCGAGAGATGATATGAATTACGATATACTGAAGAAAAAAGAAGCCATGAAAAATCAGTATGTTTCATGTCAACGACACACATTGCAG ACATTTTGGATTAGTTTCATGGACCAATTGGCATCGGAAGTCGGGGTAAAGCCTAATTTGAAATCAATGTTCTTCGAGGATCCGTTTCTAACGCTGCGTTGCTTTTTTGGTCCATGTGTACCGGCGCAATATCGGCTCAACGGCCCAGGAAAATGGCCCGGAGCAAAGAAAACTATCCAGTCTGCCTTCATTAATATGTCATCTGCAACAAGAACAAGATCTACAACTGGGTTATCCGGAAGTTCTGGTCTTGCCAAGCGTtatgttatcattattttggGCATTATGTTATTCTTACTATGCGCTCTAAAGCTTAATTCAATCTAA
- the LOC141898819 gene encoding alpha-centractin, whose translation MDTYDVIANQPVVIDNGSGVIKAGFAGDQIPKYHFPNFIGRPKHVRIMAGALEGDVFLGPKAEEHRGLLTIRYPMEHGIVTDWNEMERIWQYIYSKDQLQTFSEEHPVLLTEAPLNPRRNREKAAEIFFETFNVPALFISMQAVLSLYATGRTTGVVLDSGDGVTHAVPIYEGFALPHSIMRVDIAGRDVTRYLQLLLRKEGHNFNTSAELEIVRTIKERACYLAINPQKEETIETEKTQYSLPDGSVLEVGQARYRAPELLFRPDLIGDESVGIHEVLIYAIQKSDMDLRRTLFSNIVLAGGSTLFKGFGDRLLGEAKKLAPKDIKLRISAPQERLYSTWIGGSILAALDTFKKMWVSKREYEDEGVRSIHRKTF comes from the exons ATGGATACTTATGACGTGATTGCAAATCAGCCCGTTGTCATTGACAAT GGGTCTGGTGTCATAAAAGCTGGCTTTGCTGGTGATCAGATTCCCAAATATCATTTCCCAAATTT TATTGGGCGGCCTAAACATGTTCGTATCATGGCTGGTGCATTGGAAGGTGATGTGTTTTTGGGGCCAAAAGCCGAAGAACATCGGGGCCTTCTGACAATTCGTTACCCAATGGAACACGGTATAGTTACAGATTGGAATGAGATGGAACGAATTTGgcaatatatctattctaaaGATCAGctacaaacattttctgaaGAG CATCCTGTATTACTGACCGAAGCACCATTAAATCCACGCAGAAATAGAGAGAAGGCGGCAGAAATATTCTTTGAGACATTCAATGTTCCGGCTCTTTTCATCTCTATGCAGGCTGTCCTTAGTTT ATACGCGACAGGGCGTACGACTGGTGTTGTTTTAGATTCCGGTGATGGTGTAACGCATGCCGTGCCAATATACGAAGGATTCGCTCTTCCACACAGTATCATGAGAGTTGACATCGCTGGCAGAGATGTTACGCGATATTTACAGCTGCTTCTTCGAAAAGAAGGTCACAATTTCAACACTTCAGCTGAGCTTGAAATTGTTCGCACAATCAAAGAG AGAGCATGTTACTTGGCAATCAATccacaaaaagaagaaacaaTTGAAACTGAGAAAACACAATATTCACTTCCCGATGGAAGTGTTTTAGAG gtTGGTCAAGCTCGGTACAGAGCACCTGAATTACTATTCAGACCTGATCTTATTGGTGATGAATCAGTAGGCATACACGAAGTTCTCATATACGCTATTCAAAAGTCCGATATGGATCTGAGACGAACTCTTTTCTCTAATATAGTTCTTGCAGGGGGTTCTACGTTATTTAAAG gatttGGTGATAGATTATTAGGAGAGGCCAAAAAATTAGCTCCGAAAGACATCAAATTAAGAATATCAGCTCCTCAAGAGAGATTATATTCCACTTGGATAGG CGGTTCCATTTTAGCCGCTTTAGATACATTTAAGAAAATGTGGGTGTCGAAAcgagaatatgaagatgaagGAGTCAGATCGATACACCGGAAAACATTCTAA
- the LOC141899106 gene encoding uncharacterized protein LOC141899106, producing MGIRQSSPNLMENEVDEGNSCNNPIETMASDVLRLHYAVMGNQREDILQCIEAKVDVNAPWQNPSNPSIKDGSTPLICAVSLNFVNVAKILLAAGAQVNLTDSFGNSPLYKAAFHGRPHLIQLLLDAGADVNLRNGLGQTPLSIAVQNYVIHNNTESMKLVTEGGLGLLHIAALYGKSPKVTEVMLSAHCNVDAVDDRGRTPLYVCMSTLSMAMYRDDLRLQLPCVRSLFRAGCDMLNFTEWTLWKGTGIPPDLCKDDQGDDDNAFMIWYIDQCNSPLTLKNLCRKTIQEVLLLNDHIGLPKVVKTFVIPHALQEYLSRKLCHGMKMDIDHIAGIACWNGSQ from the exons ATGGGAATCCGTCAGTCATCACCCAATCTCATGGAAAATGAGGTGGATGAGGGCAATAGTTGCAATAATCCGATTGAAACCATGGCGTCCGATGTATTACGTCTACACTATGCTGTTATGGGAAATCAAAGAGAAGATATCCTTCAATGTATTGAAGCTAAAGTTGATGTCAATGCCCCATGGCAAAATCCATCAAATCCCTCTATTAAAGATGGTTCAACTCCACTTATCTGTGCAGTGTCACTAAACTTTGTCAATGTAGCCAAG ATATTGTTGGCAGCTGGAGCTCAAGTAAATTTAACAGATTCATTTGGTAATAGTCCACTTTATAAAGCAGCATTTCACGGAAGGCCACACTTAATTCAACTTTTGCTAGATGCAG GTGCTGATGTGAATCTACGGAATGGCTTAGGACAAACTCCTCTCAGTATAGCAGTGCAAAACTATGTGATACACAACAATACTGAGAGTATGAAACT AGTCACAGAAGGTGGATTGGGTCTGTTACACATTGCTGCTCTCTATGGAAAATCTCCAAAAGTCACCGAGGTTATGTTATCAGCTCACTGTAATGTTGATGCTGTCGACGATCGTGGAAGAACTCCATTATATGTATGCATGAGCACATTAAGTATGGCAATGTATCGTGATGATCTAAGACTACAATTGCCATGTGTCCGATCCTTGTTCCGAGCTGGATGTGACATGTTAAATTTCACTGAATGGACCTTGTGGAAAGGAACCGGAATTCCGCCGGATTTATGTAAAGATGATCAAGGAGATGACGATAATGCATTCATGATATGGTACATAGATCAATGTAACAGCCCGCTTACCCTGAAGAACCTCTGTCGTAAAACAATTCAGGAAGTTTTACTGTTAAATGACCACATTGGATTACCAAAAGTTGTCAAGACATTTGTAATACCTCATGCACTGCAGGAGTATCTATCTCGCAAACTTTGTCACGGTATGAAAATGGATATAGATCACATTGCAGGCATTGCATGTTGGAATGGATCGCAGTGA
- the LOC141899560 gene encoding uncharacterized protein LOC141899560 — protein sequence MSSGTSSQGVNRSHVKTKKKKKATKEASPASAVITDQSLDMSHLVTALQTAKIQERRLKIVNSRLADELDEKEQTLIDNEQQIHTYRYHVQYLQELLRENNLPFTVEVNRTLMPGVSEEIAHQLRTENATLKYELNYSKCDYYDMQEIVEANRSLYKELEAKNNSITELEDKIKHLETVQTAGSCKEVYALQEELKKHIEKETLQEIICNSLYYETEGFKQSLLKAEEEIQKYMMGTEIDGKINGDKVIATSPEEKKETLALRAKFKEVVELNKKWQTYNNEQQAVMKTLKSRVEDLEKIIKTTATKGEAERGKEVIEKFIKVHTNELDRIQHEKAQAENELKKSKLDLMEAKKCIETEKLLKEALEKELHNLKAAKVDVLSENTAQTEMTNLRSKYKEVVEVNKKWQIYGNANDSKMNAMQKRILELEKQLEERDVNSDLPEKSDVEHAGSLSEINVIKSKLKESMAQNVKWQVYNNDLQTKMKDSATRMKELEAIIESTVQTGQDAEATRQLLELNKNELLRVQEENNAFSTRMNAYNEVLEKLRMTERQLSESERAKEQFHTYGIELKQEKCKNAEFIKKLDRMRSDIKQLQADKRTLKKQNQELQIKLSQLGPAQAEASIHPELKSQYESHINHLQSELYSAEQRMKSMENSQTFVKPSVGGGLEKLKREWSTYTQYRQRSISSASSLSSLQQVPVYVRSASQTPVSPDSQLKSPNSPPFDPPTGVCVTPMEKCPYCRQNFKITEMDEHNKGCHEKMKK from the exons ATGAGCAGCGGTACTAGTAGTCAAGGTGTGAATAGAAGTCATGTTAAGacgaaaaagaagaaaaaagcaACAAAAGAGGCATCTCCTGCATCAGCAGTGATTACAGATCAATCATTGGACATGTCTCATTTGGTAACAGCTCTACAAACTGCAAAAATACAAGAAAGACGTTTGAAAATTGTTAACTCTCGACTCGCGGATGAGCTAGATGAAAAAGAACAGACATTGATTGATAATGAACAGCAAATCCATACGTATAGATACCATGTACAGTATCTTCAAGAACTATTACGTGAGAATAATCTCCCATTTACAGTAGAGGTTAATAGAACTTTAATGCCTGGTGTTTCTGAAGAAATAGCTCATCAACTAAGAACAGAAAATGCgacattgaaatatgaactcAATTATTCGAAATGTGATTATTATGATATGCAGGAAATTGTTGAG GCAAATCGATCTCTTTACAAGGAACTGGAAGCAAAGAATAATTCAATTACTGAATTAgaagataaaataaaacatctgGAAACTGTGCAAACTGCTGGCAGTTGTAAAGAAGTTTATGCTCTTCAAGAAGAACTGAAAAAGCACATTGAGAAAGAGACATTACAAGAGATAATATGTAACAGTCTTTACTATGAAACGGAAGGATTCAAACAAAGTTTGCTGAAAGCTGAagaagaaattcaaaaatatatgatGGGTACTGAAATCGATGGGAAAATCAATGGTGATAAG GTAATAGCAACTAGCCCAGAGGAAAAAAAGGAAACTCTTGCATTGAGGGCAAAATTTAAGGAG GTAGTGGAATTAAACAAGAAATGGCAAACTTATAACAATGAACAACAGGCTGTTATGAAAACACTGAAATCGAGGGTTGAGGATCTGgagaaaattattaaaacaacTGCCACCAAAGGAGAGGCAGAGCGAGGAAAAgaagtaattgaaaaatttatcaaagttcATACAAATGAACTTGATAGAATTCAGCATGAAAAAGCACAG GCAGAAAACGAACTGAAAAAATCCAAGTTAGATCTAATGGAGGCCAAAAAGTGTATTGAAACTGAGAAGTTGTTGAAAGAAGCATTAGAAAAAGAACTTCATAATTTAAAAGCTGCAAAG GTGGATGTATTGTCTGAAAATACAGCTCAAACAGAAATGACAAATTTGAGATCAAAGTATAAAGAG GTTGTTGAAGTGAACAAGAAATGGCAGATCTATGGTAATGCTAATGATAGTAAGATGAATGCAATGCAAAAGCGTATTTTGGAGCTGGAAAAGCAACTGGAAGAGCGAGATGTAAATAGCGATTTACCTGAAAAATCTGATGTTGAACATGCTGGTAGTTTGTCagagataaatgttattaaatCAAAACTTAAAGAG AGTATGGCACAAAATGTCAAATGGCAAGTGTACAATAATGATCTACAGACGAAGATGAAAGATTCAGCCACTCGAATGAAAGAACTTGAGGCAATCATTGAGAGCACAGTTCAAACTGGACAAGATGCTGAGGCAACTAGACAATTACTCGAACTTAACAAGAATGAATTGTTAAGAGTTCAGGAGGAGAATAATGCA ttttcaacacGAATGAATGCATATAATGAAGTGCTGGAGAAACTGCGAATGACTGAGAGGCAATTATCTGAATCTGAAAGAGCTAAAGAACAGTTTCATACCTATGGCATTGAATTGAAGCAAGAGAAGTGTAAAAATGctgaatttattaaaaaattagaCCGAATGAGAAGCGACATTAAGCAGTTGCAAGCAGACAAGCgtacattaaaaaaacaaaatcaagaATTGCAGATTAAATTATCTCAACTTG GTCCTGCACAAGCTGAAGCTTCCATTCATCCAGAGCTTAAATCACAGTACGAATCGCATATAAATCATCTACAATCCGAATTGTATTCAGCTGAGCAGCGTATGAAATCAATGGAAAATTCACAGACCTTTGTCAAACCTTCTGTTGGG GGCGGCTTGGAAAAGTTGAAAAGAGAATGGTCAACTTATACACAGTACCGGCAGCGTTCAATTAGTTCAGCCAGTTCCCTGTCATCTCTGCAGCAG GTACCTGTATATGTTCGATCGGCTTCCCAAACTCCAGTGTCACCAGACAGTCAACTAAAATCACCAAATAGTCCGCCTTTTGACCCACCAACTGGTGTATGTGTCACCCCTATGGAAAAGTGTCCATATTGCAGACAGAACTTCAAGATTACAGAAATGGACGAGCACAATAAAGGCTGTCatgagaaaatgaagaaatga